From Methanoculleus sp. SDB, one genomic window encodes:
- a CDS encoding hydrogenase expression protein HypA, translated as MNSGFDWLARTINRHPYTVTGLAAAIFVIALFGTTMLSMETGDDTYIDKGTTRGALLNHYKDTYGSDAIMILFETDDVINPEVLAYIDTIEQDIRNERYIGSVTGIVTLMKQANGGVLPASQADISRITENTPPGVLERYLPSQLMTITAITLDPGVSGDVQNQVLTSIKALIRITDPPPGLSVTLSGTPAFQMEMQEEMGTSMGMLIAAAMLLMVLAVMLLFSHVRYRLLPVAVVAVGLILTFGFMGIAGIPISMTVIGAFPVLIGIGIDYAIQFHSRLDETVRHASLAEAVTATVAQAGPSVLIAMGATSMGFIAMLFAPVPMVADFGITCTIGVVCCFIAALVIVPAFALIMQYRPKEHRGVMDDVASCELDWKGCEETPQHADPSRGSLIEKYDILLGRLAYAIAKHPMPVILFCGLIAITGLQLDMQVPVNADEETFVPSDMPALLDMKKITRTMGSTSSIPVLVSADNVLDGETLTWIRDFGDYELRDDRITGVTSIATLLAQYNGGTMPSNEAEVAAVMELIPEATRDRYLNGNMEAVMEFSTVDMEMDVTQSFVKDMARDLAWNEQPAGVTASVTGTMEMFAALMDDIRMSKTSMTITGFAFILAFLLLVYRRIGAVSPLIPIVFIVGWNGAIMYLFGLDYSPLTAVLGSMSIGVASEYTILIMERCEEERAKGLDIYEAIQASVQKIGTAITVSGLTTVFGFSALILSAFNMIANFGLVTVITVAFSLIGAICIMPAVISLMYRFTGAEKVSPHPGSAGG; from the coding sequence ATGAATTCAGGCTTCGACTGGCTCGCCCGCACCATTAACCGCCACCCGTACACCGTCACCGGCCTGGCGGCCGCCATCTTTGTCATCGCTCTCTTCGGAACGACGATGCTCTCCATGGAGACCGGCGACGACACCTACATCGACAAGGGCACCACCCGGGGAGCGCTCCTCAACCATTACAAGGATACCTACGGCTCCGATGCCATCATGATCCTCTTCGAGACCGATGACGTCATCAACCCGGAGGTGCTGGCGTACATCGACACGATCGAGCAGGATATCAGGAACGAGCGCTATATCGGGAGCGTAACCGGGATCGTCACCCTGATGAAGCAGGCCAACGGCGGCGTGCTGCCGGCGTCACAGGCCGATATCTCCCGGATTACGGAGAACACCCCTCCCGGCGTGCTGGAACGCTACCTGCCCTCGCAGCTGATGACCATCACCGCCATCACCCTCGATCCCGGTGTTTCCGGCGATGTCCAGAACCAGGTGCTCACCAGCATCAAGGCACTGATCCGCATCACCGATCCCCCGCCCGGCCTTTCCGTCACGCTCTCGGGAACCCCGGCATTCCAGATGGAGATGCAGGAGGAGATGGGTACATCGATGGGTATGCTGATTGCCGCCGCAATGCTCCTGATGGTGCTTGCGGTGATGCTCCTCTTCTCCCACGTCCGCTACCGCCTCCTCCCCGTCGCGGTGGTGGCGGTCGGCCTCATCCTGACCTTCGGGTTCATGGGCATCGCCGGGATACCTATCAGCATGACGGTGATCGGCGCGTTTCCCGTGCTGATCGGCATCGGCATCGACTACGCCATCCAGTTCCACTCCCGCCTCGACGAGACCGTCCGACACGCGAGCCTTGCCGAAGCGGTCACCGCAACCGTTGCGCAGGCGGGTCCGTCCGTCCTCATCGCCATGGGCGCGACATCGATGGGCTTTATCGCCATGCTCTTCGCTCCGGTCCCCATGGTGGCCGATTTCGGGATTACATGCACCATCGGTGTCGTCTGCTGCTTCATCGCCGCTCTGGTCATTGTTCCGGCCTTCGCCCTCATCATGCAGTACCGCCCGAAGGAGCATCGGGGCGTCATGGATGATGTCGCCTCCTGCGAACTCGACTGGAAAGGCTGCGAGGAGACGCCGCAGCATGCCGATCCGAGCCGCGGGTCGCTCATCGAGAAGTACGACATCCTGCTGGGCAGGCTTGCGTACGCCATCGCAAAGCACCCGATGCCCGTCATCCTTTTCTGCGGCCTTATCGCCATCACCGGTCTGCAGCTCGATATGCAGGTGCCGGTCAATGCCGACGAGGAGACCTTCGTGCCCTCGGATATGCCGGCGCTGCTGGATATGAAGAAGATCACCCGGACCATGGGGTCGACCTCGTCCATCCCCGTGCTCGTATCGGCGGACAATGTGCTTGACGGCGAGACCCTCACCTGGATACGCGACTTCGGGGACTACGAGCTGCGGGATGACAGGATCACCGGCGTTACGAGCATCGCCACGCTGCTCGCGCAGTATAACGGCGGTACGATGCCGTCAAACGAGGCGGAGGTCGCAGCGGTCATGGAGCTCATCCCGGAGGCCACCCGGGATCGCTACCTGAACGGCAACATGGAGGCGGTGATGGAGTTTTCGACGGTGGATATGGAGATGGATGTCACCCAGTCCTTTGTCAAGGACATGGCACGGGACCTGGCGTGGAACGAGCAGCCGGCGGGGGTCACCGCGAGCGTCACGGGAACGATGGAGATGTTCGCCGCTCTTATGGACGATATCAGGATGTCCAAGACCTCGATGACCATCACCGGGTTCGCCTTCATTCTTGCCTTCCTGCTGCTGGTCTACCGCAGGATCGGCGCGGTCTCCCCGCTCATCCCCATCGTCTTCATCGTGGGCTGGAACGGGGCGATCATGTACCTCTTCGGCCTCGACTATTCCCCGCTCACCGCCGTGCTCGGCTCGATGAGCATCGGGGTGGCCTCGGAATATACCATTCTCATCATGGAGCGCTGCGAGGAGGAGCGGGCAAAGGGGCTGGACATCTACGAGGCGATCCAGGCCAGCGTGCAGAAGATCGGCACGGCAATCACCGTCTCCGGCCTGACCACGGTCTTCGGGTTCTCGGCCCTCATCCTCTCGGCCTTCAACATGATCGCCAACTTCGGTCTGGTCACGGTGATCACGGTGGCCTTCTCTCTGATAGGCGCCATCTGCATTATGCCGGCGGTGATATCGCTCATGTACCGGTTTACCGGTGCGGAGAAGGTCTCCCCGCACCCCGGCAGCGCCGGCGGGTAA